From one Amycolatopsis sp. FDAARGOS 1241 genomic stretch:
- a CDS encoding SDR family oxidoreductase: MITGRSPGKLRMAVKTPSRQGEAWGIAAELTDRAQVPGVRKQLAAERADARLPVNGAGFSPRMRSLNMTKPSTTRSTNLNRAVVFTTRTVVAGMLAEGTGGAIVNIGALWAHQGIAATPTLRVLCPGPDRHRGREVANMVSFLLSDKRSWMIGAIVDVDGGVMAGRN, translated from the coding sequence GTGATTACCGGCCGAAGCCCCGGCAAGCTGCGGATGGCGGTGAAAACACCGTCGCGGCAGGGCGAGGCATGGGGCATCGCGGCGGAGCTGACCGACCGCGCCCAGGTTCCTGGGGTTCGAAAGCAGCTTGCCGCCGAGCGTGCTGATGCGCGTCTGCCGGTGAACGGGGCGGGGTTTTCACCCCGAATGCGTTCACTGAATATGACGAAGCCTTCTACCACTCGTTCAACGAACCTGAACCGCGCAGTGGTTTTCACTACCCGGACTGTCGTCGCCGGGATGCTCGCCGAGGGCACGGGTGGTGCGATCGTCAACATCGGCGCGTTGTGGGCACACCAAGGGATTGCGGCGACACCCACACTCCGGGTTCTCTGTCCAGGGCCGGATCGGCACCGTGGAAGAGAGGTAGCGAACATGGTGTCGTTTCTGCTCTCGGACAAGAGAAGCTGGATGATCGGGGCCATCGTCGACGTCGACGGCGGCGTCATGGCCGGGCGCAACTGA
- a CDS encoding sigma-70 family RNA polymerase sigma factor: protein MTTSDVSGRVLVRGRSFDPESATWVRELSPGSPHFEDACRRLHAMLIKIARRETARRSSTSRISGPELEDLAHQAAADALMRITHKIEEFRGDAQFKTWAFKFVIFEVSTKVGRHFWRDHRVSLDQDETNHARAAVGDEPPHQAQALELRAALTHAIENVLTEHQRTVFVAVAIDNVPMDALAARLDTNRNAIYKTMFDARRNIRTYLVENGFIA, encoded by the coding sequence ATGACCACGTCAGACGTCAGCGGACGAGTCCTGGTCCGAGGACGCAGCTTCGACCCCGAGTCCGCCACCTGGGTCCGAGAGCTCAGCCCCGGCAGCCCGCACTTCGAAGACGCCTGCCGCAGGCTGCACGCGATGCTCATCAAAATCGCCAGGAGAGAAACGGCACGCAGATCTTCGACTTCGCGGATCAGCGGCCCCGAGCTCGAAGACTTGGCCCACCAGGCCGCAGCCGATGCGCTCATGCGCATCACCCACAAGATCGAGGAGTTCCGCGGCGACGCACAGTTCAAGACGTGGGCCTTCAAGTTCGTCATCTTCGAGGTGTCGACGAAAGTCGGCCGGCACTTCTGGCGCGACCACCGCGTGTCCCTCGACCAGGACGAGACGAACCACGCACGCGCCGCAGTCGGCGACGAGCCACCCCACCAGGCCCAAGCTCTCGAGCTCCGAGCCGCCCTCACCCACGCCATCGAAAACGTACTGACCGAACACCAGCGGACCGTCTTCGTCGCCGTGGCAATCGACAACGTTCCCATGGACGCCCTCGCCGCCCGACTGGACACCAACCGCAACGCCATCTACAAAACCATGTTCGACGCCCGCCGCAACATCCGCACCTACCTGGTGGAAAACGGCTTCATCGCTTGA
- a CDS encoding sulfite oxidase-like oxidoreductase — translation MITRGFVGRQRSGRDPRLPPGQYDAGSEWPVLHAEATPSISTDEWTFTIDGLVDKPTSWTWDEIHALEPDRYEGAIHCVTTWSKFDMTFDGVSIDTLLELTGVSDDAAYVLARSHTGYTTNLPIEDVVDGRAWVVWDVNGAPLDDIHGGPARLLVPHLYFWKSAKWVSGLKFMAEDEQGFWERNGYHDHGDPWLEQRYQGD, via the coding sequence ATGATCACAAGAGGCTTCGTCGGGCGCCAGCGCTCCGGCCGGGATCCGCGGCTGCCACCAGGTCAGTACGACGCGGGTAGCGAATGGCCGGTGCTGCACGCGGAAGCGACGCCGTCGATCAGCACCGACGAGTGGACTTTCACCATCGACGGCCTCGTCGACAAGCCCACCAGCTGGACCTGGGACGAGATCCACGCCCTCGAACCGGACCGGTACGAGGGCGCCATCCACTGCGTCACGACGTGGTCGAAGTTCGACATGACCTTCGACGGGGTCTCCATCGACACGCTGCTCGAGCTCACCGGGGTGAGCGATGACGCGGCGTACGTGCTGGCGCGCTCGCACACCGGCTACACGACCAACCTGCCGATCGAGGACGTGGTCGACGGCCGGGCCTGGGTGGTGTGGGACGTCAACGGCGCACCGCTGGACGACATCCACGGTGGCCCGGCCCGGCTGCTGGTGCCACACCTGTACTTCTGGAAGAGCGCCAAGTGGGTGTCCGGGCTGAAGTTCATGGCCGAGGACGAGCAGGGCTTCTGGGAGCGAAACGGCTACCACGACCACGGTGACCCGTGGCTCGAGCAGCGCTACCAGGGGGACTGA
- a CDS encoding FAD-binding oxidoreductase — translation MPASSSWQTGVVTAIGPETPHAKTFRLRLAEPRTHRAGQFYVVRLTAPDGYHAQRDYSVASAPGGDEIELTVEMLPDGEVSGFLHNVVEVGDELQVRGPIGRSFSWDGGAPILGVAGGSGVVPLMSMLRLARRLGRADLMRLIVSVRSPAELYYADEIPGPETTVVYTREAPVHSSRPVGRLTADDFRPLVESDREVYVCGSPGFCDGATESLLEAGVETQRIRVSRWGPTS, via the coding sequence ATGCCGGCCTCTTCTTCCTGGCAGACCGGCGTCGTGACGGCGATCGGCCCGGAGACGCCACACGCGAAGACTTTCCGGCTGCGGCTGGCCGAACCCCGGACACACCGGGCCGGCCAGTTCTACGTCGTCCGGCTGACCGCACCGGACGGCTACCACGCCCAGCGCGACTACTCGGTGGCCAGCGCCCCCGGTGGAGACGAGATCGAGCTCACGGTCGAGATGCTGCCGGACGGCGAGGTGTCCGGGTTTCTGCACAACGTGGTCGAAGTCGGTGACGAGCTGCAGGTCCGCGGCCCGATCGGCAGGTCCTTCTCCTGGGACGGTGGCGCGCCGATCCTCGGCGTCGCCGGAGGCTCGGGCGTGGTCCCGCTCATGTCCATGCTCCGGCTTGCGCGACGCCTGGGCCGCGCTGACCTGATGCGGCTGATCGTGTCCGTCCGTTCGCCCGCCGAGCTGTACTACGCGGACGAAATCCCCGGTCCGGAGACCACCGTCGTTTATACGCGCGAAGCTCCCGTGCACAGCTCGCGACCCGTGGGACGTCTCACAGCTGACGACTTCCGCCCCCTTGTCGAGTCGGACCGTGAGGTCTACGTGTGCGGTTCTCCGGGCTTTTGTGACGGAGCCACCGAATCGCTACTCGAGGCCGGAGTCGAGACGCAGCGGATCCGCGTCAGCCGGTGGGGTCCCACAAGCTGA
- a CDS encoding NADP-dependent oxidoreductase, protein MKAIVVTDEAAGRAGMRLVERPDPDAARLADLAGANYGDVVVEVHASGFTWDELEWPSTWVDRLGRDRTPSIPGHEVAGVVTALSYGTAGPAVGQRVFGLTDWTRDGTLAEYVVVEARNLAPLPGDVDFTTGAGLVMSGLTAWQGLFEHGRLQAGQSVLVHGAAGVVGSMAAQLAREAGAYVIGTGRAGGRQAALDFGAQEFVDLENDTLEDIGGVDLVFDVFGGDIAARSAGLVRAGGTLVSVAGPPEARPTDGRTVDFVVVPDRAQLGEVVQRVRDGRVRTNIGTVAALDDAVAAFNPTERTPGKTIIRVHP, encoded by the coding sequence ATGAAGGCGATCGTGGTGACCGACGAAGCCGCGGGCCGGGCTGGGATGAGGCTGGTGGAGCGGCCCGATCCGGATGCGGCGAGGCTCGCTGACCTCGCAGGTGCGAACTACGGGGATGTGGTTGTTGAGGTCCATGCGTCGGGGTTCACCTGGGATGAGCTGGAGTGGCCCTCGACCTGGGTCGATCGTCTCGGTCGCGACCGGACGCCGTCGATCCCCGGGCACGAAGTGGCCGGGGTGGTCACGGCGCTCAGTTACGGCACGGCGGGGCCGGCGGTGGGACAGCGGGTGTTCGGCCTCACGGACTGGACTCGCGACGGCACGCTGGCGGAATATGTCGTCGTCGAGGCGCGCAACCTCGCGCCACTGCCGGGCGACGTCGACTTCACGACGGGAGCCGGCCTGGTGATGTCAGGCCTCACCGCGTGGCAGGGACTGTTCGAGCACGGCCGGCTGCAAGCGGGGCAGAGCGTCCTCGTGCACGGTGCGGCCGGCGTCGTCGGATCGATGGCCGCCCAGCTCGCACGAGAGGCCGGCGCCTACGTCATCGGTACCGGGCGCGCAGGCGGGCGTCAGGCGGCGCTCGACTTCGGCGCGCAGGAGTTCGTCGACCTCGAGAACGACACCCTGGAAGACATCGGCGGGGTCGATCTGGTGTTCGATGTCTTCGGCGGGGACATCGCAGCCCGGTCTGCGGGTCTGGTTCGAGCCGGAGGAACGCTGGTGAGCGTCGCCGGCCCGCCGGAAGCGCGGCCCACCGACGGCCGCACGGTCGACTTCGTCGTCGTGCCCGATCGCGCCCAGCTGGGTGAGGTCGTCCAGCGGGTGCGGGACGGACGGGTGCGGACGAACATCGGCACCGTCGCGGCCCTCGACGACGCCGTCGCGGCCTTCAACCCGACCGAGCGGACCCCGGGCAAGACAATCATCCGCGTTCACCCGTAA
- a CDS encoding TetR/AcrR family transcriptional regulator: protein MTADRYDGACPRRNTSGPGSRARIVAAATRLLLREGVGSLTPARIHVAADVTRTELDHLFPDHDTIVEAIVEAQLDVVLRAQRPSLDAVQRLADLERWRSRLLGPYTSESSCPLGSLIYLAHRHDRGRHALTTAFSQWKGLLASALFRLQAAGDLDASVDPEILATGVIAALQGGYLLAHTTQDADQLRVTLDMALGQVRSYAT, encoded by the coding sequence ATGACGGCCGACCGGTACGACGGGGCTTGCCCACGTCGCAACACTTCGGGACCGGGATCTCGGGCACGCATCGTGGCAGCGGCGACCAGACTCCTCCTGCGCGAAGGCGTCGGCTCGCTCACCCCGGCGCGCATTCACGTCGCCGCCGACGTGACTCGGACCGAGCTCGACCACCTGTTCCCGGACCACGACACGATCGTGGAGGCGATCGTGGAGGCTCAACTCGACGTCGTGTTACGAGCGCAGCGCCCCAGCTTGGACGCGGTCCAGCGCCTCGCAGACCTGGAACGCTGGCGGTCACGACTGCTCGGCCCGTATACGTCGGAGAGCAGCTGCCCTCTCGGCTCGCTGATCTACCTCGCACACCGGCACGATCGTGGCCGCCATGCCCTCACTACGGCGTTTTCCCAGTGGAAAGGGCTGCTGGCGTCGGCCTTGTTTCGTCTCCAGGCCGCCGGCGACCTCGACGCTTCCGTAGACCCCGAGATTCTTGCCACCGGCGTCATCGCTGCCCTGCAAGGAGGTTACTTGCTGGCGCACACCACCCAGGACGCCGATCAGTTGCGCGTGACTCTCGACATGGCGCTCGGCCAGGTTCGCTCCTATGCGACGTGA
- a CDS encoding DUF5709 domain-containing protein gives MSDDADEYDGGVDIDSGVLEPDESLDERDVEDVLDEGYSPGERPIAVFDWGTTAREAAGHEDLGHRLARELPDFAAEPEGDGLGDASDTDGELYDDQVGTVRAGRLIEDEESDPVYPYLFASDAGVDGAAASAEEAAIHIVPE, from the coding sequence ATGAGTGACGACGCTGACGAGTACGACGGGGGCGTGGATATCGACTCCGGCGTCCTCGAACCCGACGAGAGCCTCGACGAGCGGGATGTCGAGGACGTCCTCGACGAGGGCTACTCACCCGGCGAACGACCGATCGCCGTGTTCGATTGGGGCACCACGGCGCGCGAGGCCGCCGGGCACGAGGACCTCGGCCACCGCCTCGCGCGCGAACTACCCGATTTCGCCGCCGAGCCCGAAGGCGACGGTCTGGGCGACGCATCGGACACGGACGGAGAGCTCTACGACGACCAGGTCGGTACTGTGCGCGCCGGGCGACTGATCGAGGACGAGGAGTCGGACCCGGTCTACCCGTATCTGTTCGCGTCGGACGCCGGAGTGGACGGCGCCGCCGCGTCCGCGGAGGAGGCGGCCATTCACATCGTCCCCGAATAG
- a CDS encoding RNA polymerase sigma factor — translation MSEGGAADWRVEDEEWLRLLRSDGAAGEAGRRMLFELLLRFGRMQLGHRRGAGGLVGVELLDVVDQAVADAFLFVLNGLESFRGEARFTTWAYTIVQRTVSRSMERHPWNRGFIELVGEVPETARPGTDDLPTVTDAVRRVVETGLTSRQRRAFIGSVVEGRTVEELAEELGSNRNAVYKLLFDTRRKIRAALLDD, via the coding sequence ATGAGCGAAGGCGGAGCTGCCGACTGGCGGGTCGAAGACGAAGAATGGCTACGGCTGCTGAGGAGTGACGGAGCCGCCGGCGAAGCCGGCAGGCGGATGCTGTTCGAATTGTTGTTGCGCTTCGGGCGTATGCAGCTGGGCCACCGCCGGGGAGCCGGTGGGCTCGTCGGCGTGGAGTTGCTCGACGTCGTCGACCAGGCAGTCGCTGACGCGTTTCTGTTCGTCCTGAACGGCCTCGAGTCGTTCAGAGGTGAAGCCAGATTCACGACCTGGGCCTACACCATCGTTCAACGCACCGTGTCACGCAGCATGGAACGCCATCCCTGGAACCGGGGGTTCATCGAACTGGTCGGTGAGGTTCCCGAAACCGCGCGGCCCGGCACGGACGACCTGCCCACTGTGACGGACGCGGTCCGGCGGGTAGTCGAGACCGGCTTGACGTCTCGTCAACGGCGCGCGTTCATCGGGTCGGTAGTGGAAGGGCGCACCGTCGAGGAGCTGGCCGAAGAGCTGGGATCGAACCGGAACGCGGTCTACAAACTCCTCTTCGACACCCGGCGCAAGATCCGCGCCGCACTGCTGGATGACTGA
- a CDS encoding ornithine carbamoyltransferase: protein MTTETAGAVDPARRPLLTLATLAPDELAAVVAAAHRYGTDSELWTDRLAGARLAFVFTAPSPRTRSSFWSAATRLGCHTMHFGASGLQSAARETWADTGMRLAPYVDAAVVRTNGPQTELEALANELPPTMNAATLQEHPTQAIADACALLDHFGRTTGLRLAYVGAAGNTARSLAHLVVGTPQMRLDVYCPEGYGFPPEELEALNGRRPGGDPIRQFDELPRRPDPVDAVYTARWQPTELPHDDPGWDERFAPFHVNRETMASFSGDTDAVLLRDFSAVPGQEVESDVLGGPLSLARRQAYHNASAAAAALQWVLRAPTPVS, encoded by the coding sequence GTGACCACGGAGACGGCGGGGGCCGTTGATCCCGCCCGGCGCCCGCTTCTGACGCTCGCCACCCTCGCGCCCGACGAGTTGGCGGCCGTTGTGGCGGCCGCCCACCGCTACGGCACCGATTCCGAACTGTGGACAGACCGGCTGGCCGGAGCGCGGCTGGCGTTCGTCTTCACAGCGCCTTCCCCGCGCACCCGCTCGTCGTTCTGGAGCGCCGCGACCCGGCTCGGGTGCCACACCATGCACTTCGGCGCGTCCGGTCTGCAGAGCGCCGCACGCGAGACGTGGGCGGACACGGGCATGCGGCTGGCCCCCTACGTCGATGCCGCTGTGGTGCGCACGAACGGCCCGCAGACCGAGCTCGAAGCTCTCGCGAACGAGCTCCCCCCGACCATGAACGCGGCGACTCTCCAGGAGCATCCCACCCAGGCGATCGCCGACGCCTGCGCGCTGCTGGATCACTTCGGCCGGACGACGGGGCTGCGCCTCGCCTACGTGGGAGCGGCCGGCAACACCGCCCGCTCGCTGGCCCACCTGGTGGTCGGGACACCACAGATGCGCCTCGACGTCTACTGCCCCGAGGGGTACGGCTTCCCACCGGAGGAGTTGGAAGCGCTGAACGGGCGCCGGCCCGGCGGCGACCCGATCCGGCAGTTCGACGAATTGCCCCGGCGACCCGATCCGGTGGACGCGGTCTACACGGCCCGGTGGCAGCCGACGGAGTTGCCCCACGACGACCCCGGCTGGGACGAACGCTTCGCCCCGTTCCACGTCAACCGGGAGACGATGGCGAGCTTCTCCGGCGACACCGACGCGGTGTTGCTCCGCGACTTCTCCGCAGTACCCGGCCAGGAAGTCGAGTCCGACGTGCTCGGGGGGCCGCTGTCGCTTGCCCGCCGGCAGGCTTACCACAACGCGTCGGCTGCGGCTGCTGCGTTGCAGTGGGTGCTTCGTGCGCCGACGCCGGTCAGCTGA
- a CDS encoding NADP-dependent oxidoreductase: MQAITVRDREAGVGGFVVGEVPYPHAAENDVVVRVHAAGFTPGELAWPATWTDRAGRDRTPSVPGHELSGVVVELGFGTTGLTVGQRVFGLCDWARDGSLAEYTAVEARNLAPLAADLDHSVGAALPISGLTAWQGLFDHGGLRAGQSVLIHGAAGGVGSIAVQLAREVGARVIGTGRAADREVVLGLGAEVFVDLAAESLEGVGEVDVVLDVIGGEVLARSTALLRAGGTVVTVAMPPVVQPENGRAVFFVVEPDRVRLAELARWVREGRLKPIVGEVRPLAEAAAAFGPDRRRIPGKTIIRVADEGGQRS; the protein is encoded by the coding sequence ATGCAAGCCATTACTGTGCGGGATCGTGAGGCTGGGGTGGGCGGGTTCGTGGTGGGTGAGGTGCCGTATCCGCATGCTGCGGAGAACGATGTGGTTGTGCGGGTCCATGCCGCGGGTTTCACGCCGGGGGAGCTGGCGTGGCCGGCGACGTGGACGGATCGGGCGGGGCGTGATCGCACGCCGAGTGTGCCCGGGCATGAGCTCTCGGGTGTGGTCGTGGAGCTGGGTTTCGGGACGACGGGGTTGACGGTGGGGCAGCGGGTGTTCGGGCTGTGCGATTGGGCGCGGGATGGGTCGCTGGCGGAGTACACGGCGGTGGAGGCGCGCAACCTGGCCCCGCTGGCGGCGGATCTCGACCACAGTGTGGGGGCGGCGTTGCCGATCTCGGGGTTGACCGCGTGGCAGGGTTTGTTCGACCACGGTGGGCTCAGGGCCGGGCAGAGTGTGCTCATTCACGGGGCGGCGGGCGGGGTGGGGTCGATCGCGGTGCAGCTGGCGCGGGAGGTGGGGGCGCGGGTGATCGGGACGGGCCGGGCTGCGGACCGTGAGGTCGTGCTCGGTCTGGGGGCTGAGGTGTTCGTGGACTTGGCTGCGGAGTCGTTGGAGGGGGTCGGTGAGGTGGATGTGGTGCTGGATGTGATCGGGGGTGAGGTGCTGGCGCGTTCGACGGCGTTGCTGCGGGCGGGTGGGACGGTGGTGACTGTCGCGATGCCGCCGGTGGTGCAGCCGGAGAACGGGCGGGCGGTGTTTTTCGTGGTCGAGCCCGATCGTGTGCGGTTGGCCGAGTTGGCGCGGTGGGTGCGGGAGGGCCGGTTGAAGCCGATCGTGGGTGAGGTGCGGCCGCTGGCCGAGGCGGCTGCCGCGTTCGGGCCCGACCGCCGCCGGATCCCGGGCAAGACCATCATCCGGGTCGCGGACGAAGGAGGCCAGCGTTCATGA
- a CDS encoding DUF2630 family protein has protein sequence MITDELASLLDEEHDVRRRALRRTDGLSKEEQVRLNELEHDLDRIFQLLQQRRRALSVFDRSTDGDDDTDRAG, from the coding sequence ATGATCACTGACGAGCTCGCGTCTCTCCTCGACGAGGAGCACGATGTTCGCAGGCGCGCCCTCCGTCGCACCGATGGCTTGTCGAAGGAAGAGCAAGTACGCCTGAACGAGCTCGAGCACGATCTGGATCGGATTTTCCAGCTGCTGCAGCAGAGGCGGCGGGCGCTCTCGGTCTTCGACCGCAGCACGGACGGTGACGACGACACGGACCGAGCGGGCTGA
- a CDS encoding NAD(P)/FAD-dependent oxidoreductase: MRKILIVGGGYAGFYAAWKLEKKLRRGEAEVTVVDPRPYMTYQPFLPEVVAGSIEARHAAVSLRRHLHRTRIITGMVSAIDHKRRSVTVRPAGGDTFELGYDLVVVTAGAVTRKFPVPGIAEQAIGLKHVEEAVAIRDRLLTSFDRAAMLPLGPQRQKLLTVTFVGGGFSGVEGFAELLSLATALLKRYPELHRGELRFHLVEASGRILPEVTSSPGRWVVRFLRRRGGQVHLDTQVKSMTNGHVVLSTGEEFDSELIVWTAGNAANPVVEKHTDLPVDERGFLIARPDLRVGTDAEPVSDAWAAGDDAAIEDLTSPIPGTRTVPNAQHAVRQGKLLARNIAATLHGGRPKNYRHHSLGSIAELGIGHGIFQYRRLVIKGPLAWLMHRGYHVLAVPSWERKVRVLVIWLTAGLFGRDILSLASVQHPRDAFVDGGEPVVLTEPDLS, encoded by the coding sequence ATGCGGAAGATCTTGATCGTCGGCGGCGGCTACGCCGGCTTCTACGCAGCGTGGAAACTCGAAAAGAAGCTGCGCCGGGGTGAGGCCGAAGTGACGGTGGTCGATCCGCGGCCGTACATGACGTACCAGCCGTTCTTGCCTGAGGTGGTGGCCGGTTCGATCGAGGCCCGGCACGCCGCGGTGTCGCTGCGCCGCCATCTTCACCGCACGCGCATCATCACCGGGATGGTCAGCGCGATCGACCACAAACGCCGTTCGGTCACGGTCCGGCCCGCGGGCGGTGACACGTTCGAACTGGGCTACGACCTCGTCGTGGTCACCGCCGGCGCGGTCACCCGCAAGTTCCCGGTGCCCGGTATCGCCGAGCAGGCCATCGGTCTCAAGCACGTGGAGGAGGCAGTCGCGATCCGTGACCGGCTACTGACGTCGTTCGACCGAGCGGCCATGCTGCCGCTGGGGCCACAACGGCAGAAGCTGCTCACCGTCACGTTCGTCGGCGGCGGGTTCTCCGGCGTCGAGGGCTTTGCCGAGCTGCTGTCGCTGGCGACCGCGTTGCTGAAGCGCTATCCCGAACTGCACCGCGGCGAGCTGCGGTTCCACCTCGTCGAAGCATCAGGCCGGATCCTGCCTGAGGTCACCAGCTCGCCTGGCCGCTGGGTCGTGCGCTTCCTCCGACGGCGCGGCGGACAGGTGCACCTGGACACGCAGGTGAAGTCGATGACCAACGGGCACGTGGTGCTCTCCACCGGCGAGGAGTTCGACTCGGAGCTCATCGTGTGGACGGCGGGCAACGCCGCGAACCCCGTGGTGGAGAAGCACACCGACCTACCGGTGGACGAGCGTGGGTTCCTCATCGCCCGGCCCGACCTGCGTGTCGGCACCGACGCCGAACCGGTGTCCGACGCGTGGGCTGCCGGAGACGACGCCGCGATCGAGGACCTCACCTCACCGATCCCGGGCACCCGCACGGTGCCCAACGCCCAGCACGCCGTCCGCCAGGGCAAGCTGCTCGCCCGCAACATCGCCGCGACCCTGCACGGCGGAAGGCCGAAGAACTACCGGCACCACAGCCTCGGCTCCATCGCGGAGCTCGGCATCGGTCACGGCATCTTCCAGTACCGGCGACTCGTGATCAAAGGGCCGCTCGCTTGGCTGATGCACCGCGGTTATCACGTGCTGGCCGTGCCCAGCTGGGAACGCAAGGTCCGCGTGCTCGTAATTTGGCTGACCGCGGGGTTGTTCGGCCGGGACATCCTCTCGCTGGCGTCGGTGCAACACCCGCGCGACGCTTTCGTTGATGGTGGTGAACCCGTCGTGCTGACTGAACCGGACCTTTCCTGA
- a CDS encoding NAD(P)/FAD-dependent oxidoreductase gives MSEHFDAIVIGMGTGGEAAAYRLLAGGLRIAVIEKELIGGECAYWACIPSKTLLRSTEARAEAQHAAGLTRPGLDWAALPDYRDYMVRHLDDTGQADGLRKLGATVIKATARLAGPGRVEVEGRLLTTDHVIIGTGAAAKRLSIDGLTDVPVWTNRKTTTLTRIPERVAFIGGGAAGIELGHFLARMGTQVTIVHRGPRLLDREDPALGDLIAELLTADGIDVRTGVRAHTVHRRTGQHGEQIVVELDDGTSVSTDVIVNATGRTPNTASLNLAAVGVRPGPRGELPVDENCRAADGLWAIGDVTGVELFTHVATYQGRVVADNILGRPRVADYTAVPRVVFTQPEIAAVGLTPAQARGRGIDIAAATLHLADEIARPYTYETAPSGTFTLIADRRHRTLVGAWAVAPLAGEWINTAALAIRHHLTADDPADGIAAFPSYTEALTLAADKLSNQLQR, from the coding sequence TTGAGTGAGCACTTCGACGCGATCGTGATCGGCATGGGCACGGGCGGCGAAGCCGCCGCCTACCGGCTGCTGGCCGGTGGCCTGCGGATCGCGGTCATCGAAAAGGAGCTGATCGGCGGGGAATGCGCCTACTGGGCCTGCATCCCGTCCAAGACCCTGCTGCGTTCCACTGAAGCTCGCGCCGAGGCCCAGCACGCCGCCGGGCTCACGCGGCCAGGTCTGGACTGGGCGGCGCTGCCTGACTACCGCGACTACATGGTCCGCCACCTTGACGACACGGGCCAGGCCGACGGTTTGCGCAAACTGGGCGCCACCGTCATCAAGGCGACCGCCCGCCTCGCCGGCCCCGGCCGAGTCGAGGTCGAGGGCCGGTTGCTGACCACCGACCACGTCATCATCGGCACCGGCGCGGCCGCGAAACGCCTGTCGATCGACGGCCTGACCGACGTGCCGGTATGGACCAACCGCAAGACGACCACGCTCACCCGGATCCCTGAACGCGTGGCCTTCATCGGCGGCGGCGCTGCCGGTATCGAACTCGGCCATTTCCTGGCCCGCATGGGCACCCAGGTCACCATCGTGCACCGCGGCCCACGCCTGCTGGACCGCGAAGATCCCGCTCTCGGTGACCTGATCGCCGAGCTGCTGACTGCCGACGGCATCGACGTGCGGACCGGCGTCCGAGCCCACACCGTCCACCGCCGCACCGGACAGCACGGCGAACAGATCGTCGTCGAACTGGATGACGGTACCAGTGTCAGCACGGACGTCATCGTCAACGCCACCGGCCGCACTCCCAACACCGCCTCCCTGAACCTGGCGGCGGTCGGCGTGCGACCCGGGCCCCGAGGCGAGCTCCCGGTGGACGAGAATTGCCGCGCCGCCGACGGGCTGTGGGCCATCGGAGACGTGACCGGAGTCGAGCTGTTCACCCACGTAGCCACCTACCAGGGGCGCGTGGTGGCCGACAACATCTTGGGCCGACCCCGCGTCGCCGACTACACCGCCGTGCCCCGCGTGGTGTTCACCCAACCCGAGATCGCCGCCGTGGGTCTTACCCCCGCCCAAGCGCGCGGCCGAGGGATCGACATCGCCGCCGCCACGCTGCATCTGGCCGACGAGATCGCGCGCCCCTACACCTACGAGACCGCCCCCTCCGGCACCTTCACCCTGATCGCCGACCGCCGGCACCGCACTCTCGTCGGCGCCTGGGCCGTCGCTCCGCTCGCCGGTGAATGGATCAACACCGCCGCCCTGGCCATCCGGCACCACCTCACTGCCGACGACCCCGCCGACGGCATCGCCGCATTCCCCAGCTACACCGAAGCCCTCACTCTGGCCGCCGACAAACTCTCCAACCAGCTGCAGCGATGA
- a CDS encoding transposase, with protein MSGKSKYPEQFRRDAVELARSSDRPLRQIARELGVNHETLRNWVRTAEQAQAGPVDTTAAVDQEELRALRKRVAELELEKDILRKAAAYFAKEMGR; from the coding sequence GTGTCAGGCAAGTCGAAGTACCCCGAGCAGTTCCGCAGGGACGCCGTCGAGCTGGCCCGCTCGTCGGACCGGCCATTGCGGCAGATCGCCCGCGAGTTGGGCGTGAATCACGAGACCCTGCGCAACTGGGTCCGCACCGCCGAGCAGGCCCAGGCCGGCCCTGTCGACACGACGGCCGCCGTGGACCAGGAGGAGCTGCGGGCGCTGCGCAAGCGGGTAGCCGAACTGGAGCTGGAGAAGGACATCCTCCGCAAGGCAGCCGCCTATTTTGCCAAGGAGATGGGTCGTTGA